The DNA segment AAAGTATTGAGATGGATAGTCTAACCCAAGCCGAATTACCTAACTTAAAAAAGAGTCTGCATATTAAAATTGATTCTATAACGTTGATTGCTCCAGCTTACAAACGTGGCATTCCTGTAAAAACCAAATTTACACTGCCCATTGTTTTGCAAACAGACGAGGAATTATAAATTGAACTTATACCCTACCGTAAAATCCACCGGAAATTCGTCACTGCTTTCTCGTCCAATAGCTACAATATCGTTGTAGGAGACGGTAAGATAACCATTACCTAATGCAATGTCGGCACCTAACCCAAAAGCTCCAGGCGTTTGCAAATCACCTCCAGAACCAGTGATGCGCTCTTCGTTTCCGCTACTGTTAATAAAAATAACATCACGTGATGCATACGAATAAGCAACAAGCTTGGTGTTTACAAAAACCTCTATCGCACTTCTTTTTATAAACTTAAAGCGGTAGTTCAAGGAAAATTCCGAATTTGAAAAGTCATAATCACTGTTTTTCAATAATTGCTTAAACCGAAATACAATGGCGTGTCTTTTTAGCTTTACTTCATCTATAATTTCAAAATCTATCCCAAAAGCCGGTAGCACTGTATTATCAGGATTTGTGTAATACACATTATTTGAAGCTCCTACAAATGCTCCCAAGCGTGTTTTAAGTTGGATAGATTTTTTTTCAGAAGTATACGTAGAATCTACTTGTTTGTTGTAACGCACAACAAAATCTCGTAAGCTGGGTAAGGTTAATTTTACATCGTCCACTGCAAGCGAAGTATCTGAAGTTTGCAACTGCAACACTTCTTTATATTCTTCTTGGTATTCGCCGTTAACCTCGGTGTTTTTTAGTTCGGTTATGGTATTGTCTTTTTGTAAGAAATAGCGGTACTCATTATCAATACTATTCCATAAAAGGGTGAGTGGACCATCAACTTCCTTCTGTAACATATAAGTTTCACCATTTACAGAATATTGTTGCTGGGCTATAGTAGTAATACTGGCTAATATGATGAATAAGAAGAGCAGACGTTTCATAGGGACAAATTTTATAATGCTAAAGTTAACTAAAAGTAATCAATTTGAAGTTATGCTTTAAAACGGCGGCCTTTCCAGTGATAACTCCCTAATAAGCTCATAATAAATACAGTTACCGTTATAAATGGATATAGTAGACCACTGGCTATAACGTGCAAAATTGATGTTAAAGACACTGCTTTATTTTTGAAAAGAGCTTTTGTTGAGAAAATAATAAACCCTTCAACTACTATTTTTATAAGAAGAACAAAAAGGTAAAAGTATAGAAATTGCGTGTTGTAAAAAATGTAAATCCATCCAAAGGCAACCCAAAGATTAACCATAAAAACAAGTACTCCAATTATTTTTGGAAGCCAATTCTCCTGTTTTGTTGTTTTTGAAGCCCATCGCACCCGCTGATTGATTATTTGTTTCCAGCTTTTTTGTGGTTGAGTTGTTACAATAGCGGCAGCGGTTTTTAAAAATCGTATTGAGTTTGGAGCGTGGTTTTTTATTTTTTCCAATAAAAATATGTCATCACCACTAGCAATATGATTATTTCCGCTAAAACCCTTTAATTGATTAAACACATCCTTTTTGTACGCTAAGTTCGCTCCATTGCATAAAATTTCTCGTTGTAGTCCAAATCCTCCCATAGTTACGGCTTGTAAACTCAATCCATCAAACTGTTGAAAAGCTTCAATTAGGCTACCGTTACTTTTATAAATAACTGGACCGCAAATCATATTTGGATTATTTTTTTGAATAATAACATCAAAACATTGTAACCATTTTTTTGGTACAGAACAGTCGGCATCAATTGTAAGAATCCATTCGTGTTTTGCTTCAGAAATAGCAGTAGTAATTGCATCTTTTTTTGGAGAATTTGAAAACCGCTTGTTTCGAATTATTTTAAAAGGGAACACACAGTTTTCTAATGCTTTTGAAACGGTCAATACCGAGTTATCTTCCGATTCATCATCCACTAAAATCACCTCAAACAATTCAGAAGGATAGTTTAGTTGTTTTAATGAAGTGAGTAAGGCTGGTATTTTTTCGGCTTCATTTCTAAAAGGAACAATAATAGTAAATGCTGTTGTGGGTTTTGTAGCATGTAAAATGGTAGGCT comes from the Marixanthomonas ophiurae genome and includes:
- a CDS encoding glycosyltransferase family 2 protein, whose translation is MMTLGFILLTFYLVLLLFIWIGVIQLKPTILHATKPTTAFTIIVPFRNEAEKIPALLTSLKQLNYPSELFEVILVDDESEDNSVLTVSKALENCVFPFKIIRNKRFSNSPKKDAITTAISEAKHEWILTIDADCSVPKKWLQCFDVIIQKNNPNMICGPVIYKSNGSLIEAFQQFDGLSLQAVTMGGFGLQREILCNGANLAYKKDVFNQLKGFSGNNHIASGDDIFLLEKIKNHAPNSIRFLKTAAAIVTTQPQKSWKQIINQRVRWASKTTKQENWLPKIIGVLVFMVNLWVAFGWIYIFYNTQFLYFYLFVLLIKIVVEGFIIFSTKALFKNKAVSLTSILHVIASGLLYPFITVTVFIMSLLGSYHWKGRRFKA